The proteins below are encoded in one region of Bremerella sp. P1:
- a CDS encoding efflux RND transporter permease subunit — translation MFTKFLHRPALAIVISLLILFMGGLAIFSLPISQFPSVAPPSVRVSVSYPGASAKILIDSTMVILEQSINGVPNMRYMMGDATSAGEGTIQIVFEPGTDPNVAVMNVNNRVNMVMNQLPPIVQREGVIVMQNMPSMLMYVNVYSNDPNLDQNFLYNYATVNVLNEIKRIPGVGQASILGNRSYAMRIELDLDRMRAYNVDAEDVMKALDEQSMIGSPGRLGQATGQTSQTLEYVLTWVGRYKTEEEYEKIILRSTEEGEILRLGDVAHVWLGSSFYDLYSDIDGLPSAAIVLKQTPGSNAADVIEQVKDKIEEIKKESFPPGMDYAVTYDVSHFLDASIEKVLHTLFEAFILVSLVVFLFLGDFRSTLIPTLAVPVSLIGTFFFMMMFGMSINLITLFALVLAIGVVVDDAIVVVEAVHEKMHAKHLGPYQATMEVVHEISGAIIAITLVMTAVFIPVTFMTGPVGVFYRQFALTMAMSIILSGVVALTLTPVLCAMILKPIHRKGRQRGLAGMTNRVLKTIAGRYAFVLRALLAIVLGLATGYGIYELLHIEIVHEVISEQLELTPTRMVVIGCVMAVLAMFSFRAALSGSEPDEQKKRGPIGIFVHIFDRAVEQVTKVYVGIVGLIVTRRILTMLIIGVFSYGILVVNDVLPTGFIPLEDQGMIYGIVQTPPGSTLEYTNKKCHELQAICKEMDEIVSVSSIAGYEVLTEGRGSNAGTCIINLKPWADRELTSKQIIEELEKRGTDIANVKLEFFEPPAVPGFGAAGGFSVNLLDKTNSGDYQALGEETDKFMAALEQRKELKGLFTFFAANYPQYEIVIDNDVAMQKGVSIRDALDNLSIVVGSTWEQGFVRFGQFYKVYVQAAPEFRRYPEDLDNMYVKNEEGEMVPYSAFMRIEKKQGLNEISRYNLYPTAPIQGAPAAGYSSGEAIAAIKEVAAETLPHGFGIDWRGLAYDEANSGNTAVYIFLIVVVFVYMVLVGQYESFLLPLAVIVSLPIGIFGSFLFLKSMGLANDVYAQIGLVMLVGLLGKNAILIIEFAVQRRHEGLSIKDAAIEGSKLRFRPIMMTSFAFIAGLIPLVRATGPGAIGNRTIGTTAVGGMLLGTLIGVFVIPGLYYLFAKISDGKKLIRDEHDDPLSEIFERTDNTEHHGF, via the coding sequence ATGTTTACTAAGTTCTTACATCGGCCAGCATTGGCCATCGTGATCTCACTGCTCATCTTGTTTATGGGCGGTTTGGCGATCTTCTCACTTCCAATTTCACAGTTTCCGTCGGTGGCTCCGCCGAGTGTGCGAGTGTCGGTCTCCTACCCGGGGGCAAGCGCCAAGATCTTGATCGATTCGACGATGGTGATTTTGGAACAATCCATCAACGGCGTGCCCAACATGCGCTACATGATGGGCGACGCTACCAGTGCCGGTGAAGGGACGATCCAGATTGTCTTCGAGCCGGGAACCGATCCCAACGTCGCGGTGATGAACGTGAACAATCGCGTCAACATGGTGATGAACCAGCTTCCGCCAATTGTTCAACGTGAAGGCGTTATCGTCATGCAAAACATGCCGAGCATGTTGATGTACGTGAACGTCTACAGTAACGACCCCAATCTCGACCAAAACTTCCTCTACAACTATGCCACGGTCAACGTGCTTAACGAGATCAAGCGTATTCCCGGTGTGGGGCAGGCCTCCATTCTTGGTAACCGATCCTACGCGATGCGTATCGAATTGGATCTCGACCGAATGCGGGCTTACAACGTCGATGCCGAAGACGTCATGAAAGCTCTGGACGAGCAATCGATGATTGGTTCACCGGGGCGTCTGGGGCAGGCAACAGGGCAGACCTCGCAAACGCTCGAGTATGTTCTGACTTGGGTGGGACGTTACAAAACGGAGGAAGAGTATGAAAAGATTATCCTTCGTTCGACCGAGGAGGGGGAAATCCTTCGCCTGGGTGACGTTGCTCATGTGTGGCTGGGCTCCTCGTTCTACGATCTTTACTCCGATATCGATGGTTTACCGTCGGCGGCTATCGTGCTCAAACAAACGCCTGGCTCGAACGCCGCGGATGTGATTGAACAAGTGAAGGACAAGATCGAAGAGATCAAAAAGGAGTCGTTTCCCCCAGGGATGGACTATGCAGTGACCTACGACGTGTCGCACTTTCTCGACGCATCGATTGAAAAGGTTCTGCATACCCTGTTTGAAGCATTCATCCTTGTGTCGTTGGTCGTGTTCCTCTTCCTAGGAGACTTCCGCAGCACGCTGATTCCTACCTTGGCAGTCCCGGTTTCGCTGATCGGAACGTTCTTCTTCATGATGATGTTCGGCATGTCGATCAACCTGATCACACTGTTCGCCTTGGTGCTTGCCATTGGTGTTGTGGTGGACGATGCGATCGTGGTGGTGGAAGCGGTGCATGAGAAAATGCACGCTAAACACCTGGGGCCCTACCAGGCGACCATGGAGGTCGTGCATGAAATCAGCGGGGCGATCATCGCGATTACGCTGGTCATGACCGCCGTGTTCATTCCCGTTACGTTCATGACGGGTCCGGTAGGTGTCTTCTATCGCCAGTTTGCCCTGACGATGGCCATGTCCATCATTCTGTCAGGTGTGGTGGCTCTGACGTTGACGCCTGTGCTGTGTGCGATGATCCTGAAACCGATTCATCGTAAAGGTCGCCAACGTGGCCTGGCTGGCATGACCAACCGTGTACTCAAGACGATTGCGGGACGCTATGCATTTGTCCTGCGAGCATTGTTAGCGATTGTTCTAGGGCTTGCCACCGGCTACGGAATCTACGAGCTCTTGCACATCGAGATTGTGCATGAGGTGATCTCGGAGCAGTTAGAACTAACACCAACCCGAATGGTCGTCATCGGCTGCGTCATGGCCGTACTCGCGATGTTCTCGTTTCGTGCTGCTCTCTCTGGTAGCGAACCCGATGAGCAAAAGAAGCGAGGGCCCATTGGTATCTTCGTTCACATATTCGACCGAGCCGTCGAACAAGTGACCAAAGTCTACGTTGGTATCGTCGGCCTAATCGTTACACGTCGTATTCTTACGATGCTGATCATCGGTGTCTTTAGCTATGGTATTCTCGTAGTGAACGATGTCTTGCCGACCGGATTTATTCCATTGGAAGACCAGGGGATGATTTACGGTATTGTCCAGACGCCACCTGGTTCGACACTGGAGTACACCAACAAGAAGTGCCACGAGCTGCAGGCCATCTGCAAGGAAATGGACGAGATCGTCTCGGTTTCGTCCATTGCCGGATACGAAGTGCTTACAGAGGGTCGTGGATCCAATGCCGGTACCTGTATCATCAACTTGAAGCCTTGGGCGGATCGCGAGCTCACCTCGAAGCAGATCATCGAGGAACTTGAAAAGCGAGGCACCGATATCGCCAACGTCAAACTGGAGTTCTTCGAGCCGCCAGCCGTTCCCGGATTCGGTGCCGCAGGCGGGTTCTCGGTGAACCTGTTAGACAAGACGAACAGCGGAGACTACCAGGCTCTTGGCGAAGAGACAGACAAGTTCATGGCGGCGCTGGAGCAACGCAAGGAACTGAAAGGGCTCTTCACCTTCTTCGCTGCCAACTATCCGCAGTATGAGATCGTGATCGACAATGATGTGGCCATGCAGAAGGGCGTTTCTATCCGCGACGCCTTAGACAATCTCTCGATTGTCGTGGGTAGCACCTGGGAACAAGGTTTTGTTCGCTTTGGTCAGTTCTACAAGGTCTATGTCCAAGCCGCCCCCGAGTTCCGACGGTATCCGGAAGACTTGGACAATATGTACGTCAAGAACGAAGAAGGCGAAATGGTCCCATATTCTGCGTTCATGCGGATCGAGAAGAAGCAGGGCCTTAACGAAATCAGCCGCTATAACTTGTATCCGACTGCCCCAATTCAGGGTGCCCCGGCTGCAGGCTACAGTAGTGGTGAAGCAATCGCGGCGATTAAGGAAGTCGCTGCGGAAACCCTACCTCATGGTTTCGGCATCGACTGGCGCGGCCTCGCCTACGACGAAGCGAACTCAGGCAACACGGCAGTTTATATCTTCCTGATCGTCGTGGTGTTCGTTTACATGGTGCTGGTTGGGCAATACGAGAGTTTCCTCCTGCCGCTGGCGGTAATTGTCTCGTTGCCGATCGGGATCTTTGGCTCGTTCCTCTTCCTCAAATCAATGGGATTGGCCAACGATGTGTACGCTCAGATTGGCTTGGTGATGCTGGTCGGCCTGTTGGGCAAGAACGCGATTCTGATTATCGAGTTCGCCGTACAGCGTCGCCATGAAGGACTAAGCATCAAAGATGCGGCCATCGAAGGAAGCAAGTTGCGTTTCCGCCCGATTATGATGACGTCGTTCGCGTTTATCGCGGGTCTGATTCCCTTGGTACGTGCGACGGGGCCGGGTGCGATTGGAAATCGAACCATCGGTACAACGGCCGTGGGTGGGATGCTCTTAGGGACCTTAATCGGTGTTTTCGTGATCCCCGGTCTATATTACCTATTCGCTAAGATTTCGGACGGTAAGAAGCTCATCCGCGATGAGCATGACGACCCGCTCAGCGAGATCTTCGAGCGGACCGACAACACCGAGCACCACGGCTTCTGA
- a CDS encoding efflux RND transporter periplasmic adaptor subunit: MKSTTTAALLLMLFSLVITGCESMAESHEEHHETAHSEPHEDSHGDAHGDSHEGGHHAVHKIVVTTPVRKDVISTQRYVSQIHSCKHIEVRALEGGYLEEVRINEGEMVKKGDLMFKIVPTLYQARLDSEIAEANRMEIELKNAQNLLDKNIISQPELAIKQAELAKVKAKVALAEAELNFTNVKAPFDGIVDRQLVQLGSLVEEGEVLTTFSDNGVMWVYFNVPEARYLEYKRQLDLDKAAGNGEVHLQVELKLANGEIFDQPGKIGAIEADFDNTTGNIAFRADFPNPTGLLRNGQTGTVLIHRTLKDVVVIPQRATYEILAKRYAYVVDQDNIVRQRDIEIQSEQDDIFVIKEGLKEGDKIILEGIRQVRDGDHIEYEFRSPEEVLGNLKYHAE; encoded by the coding sequence ATGAAATCTACAACAACCGCGGCCCTATTGCTGATGTTGTTTTCGCTCGTGATCACTGGTTGCGAATCGATGGCAGAATCGCACGAAGAGCATCACGAAACGGCACACTCCGAGCCACATGAAGACTCACACGGCGATGCTCATGGTGACTCTCACGAAGGTGGGCACCACGCTGTGCATAAGATTGTGGTCACCACTCCTGTCAGGAAGGATGTGATCAGCACACAGAGATACGTCAGCCAGATCCATTCCTGCAAACATATTGAAGTTCGCGCACTTGAAGGTGGTTACCTGGAAGAAGTTCGGATCAATGAAGGCGAGATGGTCAAGAAAGGGGACCTGATGTTTAAGATCGTCCCGACGCTTTACCAGGCCCGTTTGGATTCGGAAATCGCCGAGGCAAACCGAATGGAAATTGAGCTGAAAAACGCTCAAAACCTGTTGGACAAAAACATCATCTCGCAGCCGGAATTGGCCATCAAACAGGCAGAACTTGCCAAGGTGAAAGCCAAGGTGGCGCTCGCTGAAGCCGAGTTGAATTTCACCAACGTTAAGGCTCCTTTTGATGGCATCGTGGACCGACAGTTGGTTCAGCTAGGAAGCCTGGTCGAAGAAGGTGAGGTCCTGACGACGTTTTCCGATAACGGCGTGATGTGGGTGTACTTCAATGTGCCGGAAGCTCGCTACCTGGAATACAAACGACAACTTGACCTGGATAAGGCGGCCGGCAACGGCGAAGTGCACCTGCAAGTCGAGTTGAAACTCGCCAACGGAGAGATCTTCGATCAGCCTGGCAAGATTGGTGCGATCGAAGCGGACTTCGACAACACGACCGGCAACATTGCTTTCCGAGCTGACTTCCCAAATCCGACCGGTCTGCTTCGTAACGGCCAGACCGGTACCGTGCTTATCCATCGCACGCTGAAGGACGTGGTTGTTATTCCGCAGCGGGCAACGTACGAGATCTTGGCCAAACGCTACGCCTACGTGGTCGACCAAGACAATATCGTTCGTCAACGGGATATCGAAATTCAAAGTGAACAAGACGATATCTTCGTCATTAAAGAGGGACTCAAAGAAGGAGATAAGATCATTCTCGAGGGCATCCGACAGGTGCGTGACGGTGACCACATCGAGTACGAATTCCGGTCACCGGAAGAAGTGCTTGGCAACTTGAAATACCACGCCGAATAA
- a CDS encoding recombinase family protein: MDSKKRYVALARVSSREQEREGFSLDVQVDALLQYADRNNGEIIRLFRIAETASKFDERTAFKELMAFAKKNAQRLDGLLFYKVDRAARNLFDYVELERLESEFGVRFISVAQPTENTPAGRMQRRMLASMASFYTEQQSLDVKEGLERRVASGLFPTRPPYGYRNVRIDGRSIVELHPENAVKIRRIFELYGYHNHTLDMLVETLRNEGIEWLPSVPRFGRSKLYTILNDRSYIGDIKFRGRWYPGTHTPIIERRLWNRVQALLGHKVYKQHQMTYASDLIKCGHCGSPITGERKTKMTKSGEREYMYYRCSQYHKGDHPRIRLTEKELDAQMLVIFDSLRVEDDDFRELIREELRQATNWDERASARKAKQLQEDLVQVRDQQNRLLNLRMLEEIDADTFASKSQELRDREEELKLEIDVADRGRHEIIDIAVKAFELSQSLREKWLTADYDAKRRLLEIICLNWTLDDVSLVPTMRKPFDLLVKGLVSKDSRGDTI, from the coding sequence ATGGATTCAAAGAAGCGATATGTGGCGCTGGCTCGGGTTAGCAGCAGAGAACAAGAGCGTGAGGGGTTCTCGCTTGATGTCCAGGTCGATGCCTTGCTTCAGTACGCCGATCGAAACAACGGCGAGATCATCCGGCTCTTCCGAATCGCTGAGACGGCCTCCAAGTTCGATGAACGCACCGCATTCAAGGAACTGATGGCGTTCGCCAAAAAGAACGCTCAGAGACTCGATGGGCTGTTGTTCTACAAAGTGGACCGTGCCGCTCGAAATCTCTTTGACTACGTCGAACTGGAGCGACTGGAGTCAGAGTTTGGCGTACGATTCATCTCGGTAGCTCAGCCGACAGAGAACACGCCAGCAGGCCGAATGCAGCGTCGGATGTTGGCGAGTATGGCGAGTTTCTACACGGAGCAGCAATCTCTTGATGTGAAGGAAGGGCTCGAACGTCGGGTTGCCAGTGGCCTCTTTCCAACGAGACCGCCGTACGGTTATCGCAACGTGCGTATCGATGGCCGCAGCATCGTCGAACTTCACCCAGAGAACGCCGTCAAGATTCGGCGCATCTTTGAATTGTACGGTTACCACAACCACACGCTGGACATGTTGGTCGAAACGCTTCGGAATGAAGGCATCGAGTGGCTCCCATCCGTGCCCCGATTTGGACGGAGCAAGCTCTACACGATTCTGAACGACCGATCCTACATCGGTGACATCAAGTTCCGAGGCCGATGGTATCCCGGCACCCATACGCCGATCATAGAGAGGCGGCTCTGGAATCGTGTGCAGGCACTCCTGGGCCACAAGGTTTACAAGCAGCACCAGATGACCTACGCCAGCGACCTGATCAAGTGTGGGCACTGTGGTTCGCCGATCACGGGTGAGCGGAAGACAAAGATGACCAAGAGCGGGGAGCGAGAGTACATGTACTATCGCTGCTCCCAGTATCACAAGGGCGACCACCCTCGCATCCGACTTACCGAGAAGGAACTCGATGCGCAGATGCTTGTGATCTTCGATTCGCTTCGAGTTGAAGATGACGACTTCCGTGAACTCATTCGTGAAGAACTTCGGCAGGCCACGAACTGGGACGAGCGAGCTTCAGCAAGAAAGGCCAAGCAACTTCAAGAGGATCTGGTGCAGGTACGGGATCAGCAGAACCGTCTGCTGAACCTGCGGATGCTTGAAGAGATCGATGCGGATACCTTCGCTTCGAAGAGCCAAGAACTGCGGGACCGTGAAGAAGAGTTGAAACTCGAAATCGACGTTGCCGATCGAGGACGGCACGAAATCATCGATATTGCGGTCAAAGCGTTTGAACTTTCACAAAGCCTGAGAGAGAAGTGGCTTACGGCAGATTACGATGCCAAACGTCGTCTGCTCGAAATCATCTGTTTGAACTGGACGCTCGATGACGTAAGTCTCGTCCCCACAATGAGAAAGCCCTTCGACCTGTTGGTCAAAGGGCTTGTTTCGAAAGATAGTCGGGGTGACACGATTTGA
- a CDS encoding recombinase family protein, which produces MKRYLALARVSSREQEREGFSLDIQIDGLQRYAEQNNGEIIRMFRIAETATKSDERKVFGELLAYAKKHADLIDAVLFYKVDRAARNLKDFIALEELESDYDISFISVTQATDNTPSGRMMRRTLANMAAFYTEQQSLDVREGLARRVESGLFVSRAPFGYRNVREQGRGLIETDWENAAKVQRIFELYAFDYVSGEDIPERLEDEGVVWITSKPKFSVSKVYSILADRSYIGEVKFRGKWHPGTHESLVDCETWARAQVLLGRKSYRSHSMTYAGNLIKCGYCDRPISGEIKTKQTRSGEARYAYYRCARYTRPGHPRVRVREEQLDFQVGLILARLHSWFEIAVPQWVRKIAEAKAEVETTEVNARMKELKRQMSLAGTQQEQLLNLRIEGEISKDDFVAKKSEIEKRVKLLREAISEFEAQQREPLEQSLRAHRVFGKLGQLWNDSDFTFKRRVLELLFDGFVLHGTRLVPRYRTPLELFLTE; this is translated from the coding sequence ATGAAGCGGTATTTAGCGCTGGCACGGGTCAGCAGTCGAGAGCAAGAGCGTGAAGGATTCTCGCTCGACATCCAGATCGATGGATTGCAGCGATATGCAGAACAAAACAACGGTGAAATTATCCGCATGTTTCGCATCGCAGAAACTGCTACGAAGAGCGATGAACGTAAAGTATTCGGGGAATTGCTTGCTTACGCCAAGAAGCATGCCGATCTGATCGACGCTGTCCTTTTCTACAAAGTGGACCGAGCGGCCAGAAACCTCAAAGACTTCATTGCGTTGGAGGAACTCGAAAGCGATTACGACATTTCATTCATCTCGGTGACCCAAGCTACGGACAACACTCCTTCTGGGCGGATGATGCGACGTACTTTAGCCAACATGGCGGCCTTTTACACCGAACAGCAGTCGCTTGATGTTCGTGAGGGTTTGGCACGTCGTGTCGAGAGCGGATTGTTCGTGAGCAGAGCGCCCTTCGGCTATCGTAATGTGCGAGAACAGGGCCGTGGCCTGATCGAAACCGACTGGGAGAATGCTGCGAAAGTCCAACGCATCTTTGAATTGTATGCGTTCGATTACGTGTCTGGCGAAGACATTCCAGAGCGACTTGAAGATGAGGGAGTCGTCTGGATTACATCCAAGCCGAAGTTCAGCGTTTCCAAGGTGTACTCGATTCTCGCCGATCGCTCCTACATTGGTGAGGTGAAATTCCGAGGGAAGTGGCACCCAGGCACGCATGAGTCACTTGTGGATTGCGAAACTTGGGCAAGAGCACAAGTCTTGCTCGGCCGGAAGAGCTATCGCTCGCATTCCATGACCTACGCCGGGAATCTCATCAAGTGCGGCTATTGTGATCGTCCCATCAGCGGTGAAATCAAAACGAAGCAGACTCGATCCGGCGAGGCTCGTTACGCCTATTATCGCTGCGCTCGCTACACACGACCGGGACACCCAAGGGTTCGTGTTCGGGAAGAGCAGCTTGACTTCCAGGTAGGGCTGATACTCGCACGCCTGCATTCATGGTTTGAAATTGCTGTCCCCCAATGGGTGCGTAAAATCGCCGAGGCAAAAGCGGAGGTCGAGACGACGGAGGTCAATGCTCGGATGAAGGAACTGAAACGCCAGATGTCACTGGCTGGCACTCAACAGGAACAGTTACTGAACCTTCGCATTGAGGGAGAGATCTCTAAAGATGACTTCGTGGCGAAGAAGTCGGAGATTGAAAAACGAGTGAAGTTACTTCGAGAGGCGATCAGCGAGTTTGAAGCTCAACAACGTGAGCCCTTGGAACAGAGCCTGCGTGCTCATCGAGTCTTCGGGAAGCTGGGACAACTCTGGAACGACAGTGACTTCACCTTCAAGCGGCGAGTCCTCGAACTCCTTTTTGACGGCTTCGTTCTTCACGGAACACGGCTGGTGCCAAGGTACAGGACACCGTTAGAACTATTTCTCACGGAATAG
- a CDS encoding DUF5131 family protein — translation MAQSTAIQWCDSTVNPVMGCAGCELWTKSRKTCYAGALHKRLSKNPGFSPEFLRPKLFPGRLKKAAAWSDLTGRERATKPWLNGLPRLIFVSDMGDALSETGAINEQNEPLPGGEVPFEFLKSEIVDAALSDKGQRHRWLWLTKRPNRLASFSNWLQEEHDLQLPENIWIGTSVTSKATLSRVADLVEVGHEETTRFLSVEPLWEEVSLAEQLDMIAWVIVGGESEQGCDPKSFQCDWARRLRDECATAGVPFFLKQLGASPVEEGTPLKLKDSHGGEWNEWPSDLHLRQTPFSEYDEEVDVEIIYQPPPSTTLRKESYILASDIDVRPVEWLWHHRIPLGELTMVDGDPATNKSSMLIDLAARVSNGQEMPDGTPGIDGGVLLLLAEESIRKTVPLRLEAAGADLKRTAVMRPSLSLPDAISLLQDAAHEIGARLVIIDPVMAFLTSNANREQPIRQAMTELKEFAERSNVAIIMVRHLNKGGGKQSLYRGVGSIGLIAATRSGFLVGHAPDDPDMRVMCHTKSNLGPLAPSLLFEPIPADNGSVRVEWRGLSDYTAEDVLKSTKNGNNRLEEAKEYLLEVLAEGPVEQQKIKSLASESGLAWRTVERAKEFLGVRSSRNGWGPGSHCVWQFDQEGPEASDT, via the coding sequence ATGGCTCAGTCCACGGCAATCCAGTGGTGCGATAGCACGGTGAATCCTGTCATGGGTTGCGCTGGTTGCGAACTCTGGACAAAAAGCCGAAAGACCTGTTACGCCGGGGCACTGCACAAGCGGCTCAGCAAGAATCCTGGCTTCTCACCAGAATTCTTGAGGCCAAAGCTTTTCCCTGGCCGGTTGAAGAAAGCCGCTGCCTGGAGTGACCTAACTGGTAGAGAGCGTGCGACGAAACCTTGGCTCAATGGCCTTCCTCGACTCATCTTTGTGTCCGACATGGGAGATGCACTTAGCGAGACCGGTGCGATCAATGAACAGAATGAGCCGCTTCCTGGCGGCGAAGTCCCATTCGAATTTCTGAAGTCGGAGATAGTAGACGCTGCGTTATCCGATAAGGGTCAGCGGCATAGATGGTTGTGGCTTACGAAACGGCCGAATCGACTTGCGTCGTTCTCCAACTGGCTTCAGGAAGAACACGATCTTCAACTTCCTGAGAACATCTGGATCGGCACTTCGGTGACCTCCAAAGCCACGTTGAGCCGGGTAGCGGATCTTGTCGAAGTGGGGCACGAAGAAACCACACGGTTCTTGAGTGTCGAGCCGCTTTGGGAGGAAGTCAGCCTTGCCGAGCAACTCGACATGATCGCTTGGGTCATCGTCGGCGGCGAATCAGAGCAGGGATGTGATCCGAAATCCTTTCAATGCGATTGGGCCAGACGGCTACGTGACGAGTGTGCGACGGCTGGTGTTCCGTTCTTTCTCAAGCAACTTGGTGCGAGCCCCGTCGAGGAAGGAACTCCGCTCAAATTGAAAGATTCCCACGGAGGCGAATGGAACGAGTGGCCCAGCGACCTGCACCTGCGTCAGACTCCTTTCTCTGAATACGACGAAGAAGTTGATGTCGAGATCATCTATCAACCGCCACCATCCACCACGCTACGCAAAGAGTCTTACATTCTTGCCTCTGACATCGACGTTCGCCCGGTTGAATGGCTGTGGCACCACCGGATTCCACTTGGCGAATTGACGATGGTCGATGGTGATCCCGCCACCAACAAGAGCAGCATGCTGATCGATCTGGCGGCAAGAGTCTCCAACGGTCAAGAGATGCCTGATGGAACTCCCGGCATCGATGGCGGGGTGCTACTGCTTTTGGCTGAGGAGAGCATCCGTAAGACCGTGCCCCTGCGGCTCGAAGCCGCAGGGGCGGACCTGAAAAGGACTGCCGTGATGCGGCCTAGCCTTTCGCTTCCTGATGCCATCAGTCTTTTACAGGACGCTGCCCACGAAATAGGAGCGAGGCTCGTCATCATCGATCCGGTGATGGCATTTCTCACCAGCAACGCCAACCGGGAGCAGCCCATCCGCCAAGCCATGACGGAACTGAAGGAATTCGCCGAGCGATCGAACGTCGCCATCATCATGGTCAGGCACTTGAACAAGGGCGGCGGCAAACAATCGTTATACCGGGGCGTAGGCAGCATCGGATTGATCGCCGCAACTCGTTCAGGCTTCCTTGTAGGGCACGCACCAGACGATCCTGACATGAGGGTGATGTGCCACACGAAGAGCAACCTGGGACCGCTTGCGCCCAGCCTCCTCTTCGAGCCGATTCCCGCCGACAACGGCTCGGTTCGGGTCGAATGGCGAGGACTCTCGGATTACACCGCCGAAGATGTTCTGAAGTCAACGAAGAACGGCAACAATAGACTCGAAGAAGCCAAGGAATACTTGCTCGAAGTCTTAGCCGAAGGGCCGGTCGAGCAGCAAAAGATCAAGTCACTTGCATCGGAATCTGGATTGGCTTGGAGGACAGTCGAGCGAGCCAAAGAGTTCCTTGGCGTCAGATCTTCCCGCAACGGCTGGGGGCCTGGCAGCCACTGTGTGTGGCAGTTTGATCAAGAAGGGCCAGAGGCGAGCGACACATAG
- a CDS encoding MerR family transcriptional regulator, with protein MHITVKTPKELRHESGLFTVVEVARKLGVNREVIDYHVKHDRCVAPTVQINELPRRYYTTDDVLSLAKYFAGLHKNEQQPTTAGKWTENENERD; from the coding sequence ATGCACATCACGGTAAAAACACCAAAAGAACTTCGACACGAAAGTGGGCTGTTCACGGTCGTGGAAGTAGCCCGCAAGCTTGGCGTGAATCGAGAAGTCATCGACTATCACGTCAAACACGATCGGTGCGTAGCACCGACCGTGCAAATCAACGAACTGCCCCGCAGGTATTACACCACCGACGATGTACTGTCGCTGGCGAAATACTTCGCCGGGCTGCACAAGAACGAGCAACAGCCGACCACGGCTGGGAAATGGACAGAGAATGAAAACGAACGTGACTGA